From the genome of Paracidovorax avenae:
GAAGATCCTGCTCATGGACGAGCCCTTCGGCGCGCTCGACAACCAGACCCGCGTGCTGATGCAGGAGTTGCTGCTGGGCATCTGGGAAGCCGAGCGCAAGACCGTGATGTTCGTCACCCACGACATCGACGAGGCCATCTTCATGGCGAGCCGCGTGGCCGTTTTCAGCGCGCGGCCGGGGCGCATCAAGACGGAGATCGCGGTCGACCTGCCGCACCCGCGGCACTATCGCGTCAAGACCTCGCCGGAGTTCATGGAACTCAAGGCGCGGCTGACCGAGGAAATCCGGGCCGAGTCCATGGCCGCCGAGGCGCATTGATGCGGGGCCGGCCACAGCACAGTGCGCTGATAGAGTCCCGCGCATGACGACGACCGCCCGCAAGGGCCCCCGAACCGCCCGCCTGCCGGCCGCCGCCGAACCGGCGCTCGCCCTCTACCAGCAGATCAAGGACCACATCGTGCGCAGGATCCAGGACGGATCGTGGCGCGCGGGGGACCGGCTGCCGTCGGAGAGCGAACTGGTACAGCAGTTCGGCATGTCGCGCATGACCGTGAACCGCGCGCTGCGCGAACTGGCGGAGCAGGGCCGCATCGTGCGCGTGGCCGGCGTGGGCAGCTTCGTGGCGGAGGACAAGCCGCAGTCCACGCTGCTGCAGATCGCCAACCTCGCGAGCGAGATCCGGCAGCGCGGCCACGACTACCGCTGCGACGTACTCGCGGTGGAGCGTGTTTCCGCGCCGCTGGACATCGCGGCCGCCCTGGATTTGCGCACGGGCGAGTCGGTCTTCCATGCGGTCTGCGTGCACCGCGAGGACGGCGTGCCGGTGCAACTGGAAGACCGCTACGTGAACCCGCGCGCGGTGCCGCAGTTCGGCGCGCAGGACTTCACGCGGATGCAGCCGTCCGAGTACCTGGTACGCAATGTGCCGTTCGACCAGATGGAGCACGTGGTGGACGCCGTGCTGCCCACGCCCGAGCAGGCGCGCCTGCTGGAAATGGCCGGAGGCGACCCCTGCCTTCTGCTCACGCGCCGGACCTGGACGCGGGGCATGCCGGTCACGCTGGTGCGCTGCCTGCACCCGGGTTCGCGCTACCGGCTCGGCAGCCGCATACGGGCCGACGGCCATCCGCTCGTCGGGTGAATGCATGGAGGTCAACCTGTATATACAAGTTGACGGTTCCGTGGTTCAATGCGCCCGCCGCCGGGGAAAAGATCGCCGGAACATTTTGCAGATTGACTTGTATATACAGGAAGAGCCATGAGCGCCATGCCCCCCCTCGTACTGCACCCCGGCCGGGTCACCCTGGCCGAACTGCGCGCCATCGCCGCTGGCGGCCGGCGGCTGGCACTGGATACCTCCGCCCTGGCCGGCATGCAGGCCGCCCAGGCGACGGTGGACCGCATCGTCGAGGAAGACCAGGTGGTCTATGGGATCAACACCGGTTTCGGCAAGCT
Proteins encoded in this window:
- the hutC gene encoding histidine utilization repressor; the protein is MTTTARKGPRTARLPAAAEPALALYQQIKDHIVRRIQDGSWRAGDRLPSESELVQQFGMSRMTVNRALRELAEQGRIVRVAGVGSFVAEDKPQSTLLQIANLASEIRQRGHDYRCDVLAVERVSAPLDIAAALDLRTGESVFHAVCVHREDGVPVQLEDRYVNPRAVPQFGAQDFTRMQPSEYLVRNVPFDQMEHVVDAVLPTPEQARLLEMAGGDPCLLLTRRTWTRGMPVTLVRCLHPGSRYRLGSRIRADGHPLVG